A genome region from Setaria italica strain Yugu1 chromosome III, Setaria_italica_v2.0, whole genome shotgun sequence includes the following:
- the LOC101779708 gene encoding DNA repair protein RAD51 homolog B — protein MLVSAPVESVAYSPRKDLLQIKGISEAKVDKIIEAASKLVPLGFTSASQLHALRLEIIQITTGSRELDQILDGGIETGSITEIYGEFRSGKTQLSHTLCVTCQLPLDQGGGEGKALYIDAEGKFRPQRLLQIADRFGLNGADVLENVAYARAYNTDHQSRLLLEAASMMVETRFALMVVDSATALYRTDFSGRGELSARQMHLAKFLRSLQKLADEFGVAVVITNQVVAQVDGAAMFAGPQIKPIGGNIMAHASTTRLFLRKGRGEERICKVVSSPCLAEAEARFQISSEGVTDVKD, from the exons ATGCTGGTCTCTGCACCCGTGGAATCTGTAGCTTACTCTCCGAGGAAAGATCTTTTGCAAATTAAAGGGATTAGTGAAGCCAAAGTCGACAAGATAATTGAAGCGG CTTCCAAGTTGGTTCCACTAGGATTTACTAGTGCTAGCCAACTTCATGCGCTGAGGCTTGAGATCATCCAGATTACAACTGGATCAAGAGAGCTTGATCAAATTTTGGATG GAGGAATAGAAACTGGGTCTATCACAGAGATCTATGGTGAATTTCGCTCTGGGAAGACTCAGCTGTCCCACACTCTCTGTGTCACATGTCAG CTCCCACTGGATCAAGGTGGTGGTGAAGGAAAAGCTTTGTATATTGATGCAGAGGGCAAGTTCAGGCCACAAAGACTTCTCCAGATAGCAGACAG GTTTGGCTTGAATGGTGCTGATGTACTGGAGAATGTGGCTTATGCCAGAGCATATAACACTGATCATCAATCAAGACTTTTGCTGGAGGCAGCTTCCATGATGGTGGAGACCAG GTTTGCTCTTATGGTTGTGGATAGTGCCACAGCCCTATACAGAACTGATTTCTCTGGTAGAGGAGAGCTATCAGCAAGACAGATGCACCTGGCTAAGTTTCTTAGGAGCCTTCAGAAGTTAGCAGATGAG TTTGGAGTGGCAGTGGTAATCACTAACCAAGTAGTGGCTCAAGTGGATGGTGCTGCAATGTTTGCTGGGCCACAAATCAAACCCATTGGAGGGAACATCATGGCTCATGCTTCCACGACTAG GCTCTTTCTTCGcaaggggagaggggaggagcgGATCTGTAAAGTAGTAAGCTCTCCCTGTCTAGCTGAAGCTGAAGCAAGGTTTCAGATATCATCCGAGGGTGTCACTGATGTCAAGGACTGA
- the LOC101780109 gene encoding GRF1-interacting factor 2, which yields MQQPMPMQPQPPAMTPAAGITTEQIQKYLDENKQLILAILENQNLGKLAECAQYQTQLQKNLLYLAAIADAQPQTAVSRPQMAPPGASPGVGQYMSQVPMFPPRTPLTPQQMQEQQLQQQQAQLLNFSGQMVGRPGMVNGMPQGLQVHQTQTPAAVSKLDAGGAASEPSGTESHRSTGGDNDGGSD from the exons ATGCAGCAACCGATGCCCatgcagccgcagccgccggcgaTGACCCCGGCCGCCGGAATCACCACCGAGCAGATCCAAAAG TATCTGGATGAGAATAAGCAGCTTATTTTGGCTATATTGGAAAATCAGAACCTGGGAAAGTTGGCAGAATGTGCCCA GTATCAAACACAGCTTCAGAAGAATCTCTTGTATCTTGCTGCAATCGCAGATGCCCAGCCACAGACTGCTGTAAGCCGCCCTCAG ATGGCGCCACCTGGTGCATCACCTGGGGTAGGGCAATACATGTCACAGGTTCCTATGTTCCCTCCGAGGACACCTTTGACACCACAGCAGATGCAGGAGCAGcaactgcagcagcagcaggcccaGTTGCTAAATTTCAGTGGCCAAATGGTTGGGAGGCCTGGCATGGTCAATGGCATGCCTCAGGGCCTGCAGGTTCATCAAACTCAGACACCAGCAGCAGTGAGCAAGCTAGATGCTGGTGGCGCCGCCTCGGAGCCTTCTGGAACTGAGAGCCACAGGAGCACTGGTGGAGATAATGATGGTGGGAGCGACTAG